A window from Streptomyces sp. NBC_00335 encodes these proteins:
- the cimA gene encoding citramalate synthase codes for MTTTEATEPTAPASGPGDPGGVEDGFHVFDTTLRDGAQREGINLTVADKLTIARHLDDFGVGFIEGGWPGANPRDTEFFSRARAEIDFKHAQLVAFGATRRAGGSAATDPQVRALLESGAPVITLVAKSHDRHVELALRTTLDENLEMVRDTVAHLVSQGRRVFVDCEHFFDGYRANAEYAKSVVRAAHEAGADVVVLCDTNGGMLPAQITATVATVLADTGARLGIHAQDDTGCAVANTLAAVDAGATHVQCTANGYGERVGNANLFPVVAALEIKYGRTVLPAGALAEMTRISHAIAEVVNLTPSTHQPYVGVSAFAHKAGLHASAIKVDPDLYQHIDPARVGNTMRMLVSDMAGRASIELKGKELGVDLGGDRALVSRVVERVKERELQGYTYEAADASFELLLRAEAEGRARKYFRIESWRAIVEDRPDGTHANEATVKLWAKGERIVATAEGNGPVNALDRALRVALERFYPQLAKFELIDYKVRILEGAHGTSSTTRVLVTTTDGTREWNTVGVAPNVIAASWQALEDAFTYGLLHAGVEPAE; via the coding sequence ATGACGACGACAGAGGCGACCGAGCCGACTGCGCCGGCTTCGGGCCCCGGCGATCCCGGCGGTGTCGAAGATGGGTTCCACGTCTTCGACACGACCCTGCGCGACGGTGCCCAGCGTGAGGGCATCAACCTCACGGTCGCGGACAAGCTGACGATCGCCCGGCACCTGGACGACTTCGGGGTGGGGTTCATCGAGGGCGGCTGGCCCGGCGCCAACCCGCGCGACACGGAGTTCTTCTCGCGTGCCCGCGCGGAGATCGACTTCAAGCACGCCCAGCTCGTCGCCTTCGGCGCGACCCGCCGGGCGGGCGGCTCCGCCGCCACCGACCCGCAGGTCCGCGCCCTGCTGGAATCCGGCGCCCCGGTGATCACCCTGGTCGCCAAGTCCCACGACCGGCACGTCGAGCTGGCCCTGCGCACCACCCTCGACGAGAACCTGGAGATGGTCCGCGACACCGTCGCCCACCTGGTCTCCCAGGGCCGCCGGGTCTTCGTCGACTGCGAGCACTTCTTCGACGGCTACCGGGCCAACGCCGAGTACGCGAAGTCCGTCGTGCGCGCCGCCCACGAGGCCGGCGCCGACGTCGTGGTCCTCTGCGACACCAACGGCGGCATGCTGCCCGCGCAGATCACCGCGACCGTGGCGACCGTACTGGCCGACACCGGCGCGCGCCTGGGCATCCACGCCCAGGACGACACCGGCTGCGCCGTGGCCAACACGCTGGCCGCCGTGGACGCGGGCGCCACCCACGTGCAGTGCACCGCGAACGGCTACGGCGAGCGGGTCGGCAACGCCAACCTCTTCCCGGTCGTCGCCGCGCTGGAGATCAAGTACGGCCGTACGGTCCTCCCGGCGGGCGCGCTGGCCGAGATGACCCGCATCTCCCACGCCATCGCGGAGGTCGTCAACCTCACCCCCTCCACGCACCAGCCCTACGTCGGCGTCTCCGCCTTCGCGCACAAGGCGGGCCTGCACGCCTCGGCCATCAAGGTCGACCCGGACCTGTACCAGCACATCGACCCCGCGCGCGTCGGCAACACCATGCGGATGCTCGTCTCCGACATGGCCGGCCGGGCCTCCATCGAGCTCAAGGGCAAGGAGCTCGGAGTCGACCTCGGCGGGGACCGCGCGCTGGTCTCCCGGGTGGTGGAGCGGGTCAAGGAGCGCGAGCTCCAGGGCTACACCTACGAAGCCGCCGACGCCTCCTTCGAGCTGCTGCTGCGCGCCGAGGCCGAGGGCCGGGCGCGCAAGTACTTCCGCATCGAGTCCTGGCGGGCCATCGTCGAGGACCGCCCCGACGGCACGCACGCCAACGAGGCGACGGTGAAGCTGTGGGCCAAGGGCGAGCGGATCGTCGCGACGGCGGAGGGCAACGGCCCCGTCAACGCGCTGGACCGCGCGCTGCGGGTCGCCCTGGAGCGCTTCTACCCCCAGCTCGCGAAGTTCGAGCTGATCGACTACAAGGTCCGCATCCTGGAGGGCGCACACGGCACGTCGTCCACGACCCGGGTCCTGGTCACCACGACCGACGGCACCCGCGAGTGGAACACGGTGGGCGTCGCCCCGAACGTCATCGCCGCCTCCTGGCAGGCCCTGGAAGACGCCTTCACCTACGGCCTCCTCCACGCGGGCGTGGAACCGGCGGAGTAG
- a CDS encoding YceI family protein, producing the protein MGLFTRRTQDTANTAVATLDVDPALAALTGDYVIDASHSSIGFTVRHAMVTNVRGSFADHEGTLHLDGADPSRSTASIDVKIASIDTGIGDRDGHLRSGDFFDAETFPLMTFRSTEAQQLGGDKYRITGELTIKDVTRPLSIDLEFGGSATDVYGNERVGFEGSAEILRSDWGLTWNAALETGGVMVSDKVKLTFDISAIKQA; encoded by the coding sequence ATGGGTCTCTTCACCCGCCGCACGCAGGACACCGCCAACACCGCCGTCGCCACCCTCGACGTGGACCCGGCCCTCGCCGCACTCACCGGCGACTACGTCATCGACGCCTCCCACAGCAGCATCGGCTTCACCGTCCGCCACGCGATGGTCACCAACGTGCGCGGCTCCTTCGCCGACCACGAGGGCACCCTGCACCTGGACGGTGCCGACCCCTCCCGCTCCACCGCCTCCATCGACGTGAAGATCGCCTCCATCGACACCGGCATCGGCGACCGCGACGGCCACCTGCGCTCCGGGGACTTCTTCGACGCGGAGACCTTCCCGCTGATGACCTTCCGCTCCACCGAGGCGCAGCAGCTCGGCGGCGACAAGTACCGCATCACCGGCGAGCTGACCATCAAGGACGTCACGCGCCCGCTCTCCATCGACCTGGAGTTCGGCGGCTCGGCCACCGACGTCTACGGCAACGAGCGCGTCGGGTTCGAGGGCTCGGCCGAGATCCTGCGCTCCGACTGGGGCCTGACCTGGAACGCGGCGCTGGAGACCGGCGGCGTGATGGTCAGCGACAAGGTGAAGCTGACCTTCGACATCTCGGCGATCAAGCAGGCGTGA